One region of Jatrophihabitans cynanchi genomic DNA includes:
- a CDS encoding class I SAM-dependent methyltransferase, with product MMTDSWLSDTRTSYDTDAFGYADKVRGLLEESPYLRASLALFAELVRAAGGGRVVDVGCGPGYVTDYLHHLGVDAFGIDLSPGMIAIARRDYPDLDFEVGTMTDLDLADDSVTGVLAFWSVIHVPDHAVPAVFAQFHRVLHPGCPLLVGFHVGDGTRHRSEGYSGGSINVDSHRRRPNEVARWLREARFTIEAELVMRPDEETPGAIIIARSQI from the coding sequence GTGATGACCGACAGCTGGCTGTCTGACACGCGGACCTCGTACGACACCGACGCCTTCGGTTACGCCGACAAGGTACGTGGCCTGCTCGAGGAGAGTCCTTACTTGCGCGCAAGCCTGGCGTTGTTCGCCGAGTTGGTGCGTGCTGCCGGTGGCGGTCGGGTAGTCGACGTCGGCTGCGGTCCGGGCTACGTCACCGATTACCTCCATCACCTTGGCGTGGACGCATTCGGCATCGATCTTTCGCCCGGCATGATCGCTATCGCGAGGCGCGACTACCCAGACCTCGACTTCGAGGTGGGGACGATGACCGACCTCGACTTGGCCGACGACTCCGTCACGGGAGTACTCGCGTTCTGGTCAGTGATCCACGTGCCCGATCACGCCGTGCCCGCGGTGTTCGCCCAGTTCCATCGCGTGCTGCACCCGGGATGTCCGTTGCTCGTTGGCTTTCATGTCGGTGATGGGACGCGCCATAGGTCTGAGGGCTACTCGGGTGGCTCGATCAACGTCGACAGTCACCGTCGCCGGCCGAACGAGGTTGCACGTTGGCTGCGGGAGGCAAGGTTCACCATAGAGGCCGAACTGGTGATGCGACCGGACGAGGAGACCCCAGGGGCGATCATCATCGCGCGAAGTCAGATCTGA
- a CDS encoding SHOCT domain-containing protein, with product MLIFWSAVAAGIVHTVRGARREHPAEPGAQTPVTAQNCAAQRTLDERFARGEIDEDEYRRRRDELALS from the coding sequence ATGCTGATCTTCTGGTCAGCGGTCGCCGCCGGCATCGTGCATACGGTGCGTGGGGCGCGGCGTGAGCATCCTGCAGAACCGGGCGCGCAGACGCCGGTCACGGCGCAGAACTGCGCGGCGCAGCGGACTCTGGATGAGCGCTTCGCCCGTGGCGAGATCGACGAGGACGAGTATCGGCGCCGACGCGACGAACTCGCACTCTCGTGA
- a CDS encoding transaminase produces MTTIDRDRLAKLLDAEQRGYVQRHPASEAAFRRAEHQFGRVPMTWMNKRAGNFPLFLAHARGARVRDIDGHEYTDFCLGDTGAMAGHAAPAVTEAIERHLRDGGGLAAMMPTTDAEWVAAELTARFGVSQWSFSLTATDANRWAIRLARAVTGRPKILFHSYCYHGTVDESLIVTTPGGGSAPREGNVGAPTDVRLTSRVAEFNDVEGLARELAHGDVAAVIMEPALTNIGIVLPEPGYLEAASRLAREHGALLINDETHTFSAGPGGATRAWGLDPDIVTLGKAIGGGVPIGAYGLSADVATRLQDRADLDLVDMGGVGGTLAGNPLSIAAARATLEHVLTPANFESMHRRSARIAASVRAAIEQHRLPWTVSELGARSEVRFRDPAPRTGTESHLAQDDQLDDYLHLFMANRGILLTPFHNMTLVCPETTDEQVAEYSELFDAAAANLVA; encoded by the coding sequence ATGACGACCATCGACCGGGACCGGCTGGCCAAGCTGCTGGACGCCGAGCAGCGTGGCTACGTCCAACGGCATCCCGCGTCCGAGGCCGCGTTCCGCCGCGCCGAACACCAGTTCGGCCGGGTGCCGATGACCTGGATGAACAAGCGGGCCGGCAACTTCCCGCTCTTCCTCGCGCACGCCCGCGGCGCACGAGTGAGGGACATCGACGGCCACGAGTACACCGACTTCTGCCTCGGCGACACCGGCGCGATGGCCGGGCACGCCGCGCCCGCGGTGACCGAGGCGATCGAGCGGCACCTGCGCGACGGAGGCGGGCTGGCCGCGATGATGCCGACGACCGACGCCGAGTGGGTCGCCGCCGAGCTGACCGCGCGGTTCGGGGTGAGCCAGTGGAGCTTCTCACTCACCGCGACCGACGCGAACCGATGGGCGATCCGGCTGGCGCGAGCCGTCACCGGCCGGCCGAAGATCCTGTTCCACAGCTACTGCTACCACGGCACGGTGGATGAGTCGCTGATCGTCACCACCCCCGGCGGCGGGTCCGCACCGCGCGAGGGCAACGTAGGCGCGCCGACCGACGTCCGGCTCACCAGCCGGGTGGCCGAGTTCAACGACGTCGAAGGGCTGGCCCGCGAACTCGCGCACGGCGACGTCGCTGCCGTGATCATGGAGCCGGCCTTGACGAACATCGGCATCGTCCTCCCCGAGCCGGGCTATCTCGAGGCGGCCAGTCGGCTCGCCCGCGAGCATGGCGCACTGCTGATCAACGACGAGACGCACACCTTCTCCGCCGGCCCAGGCGGCGCAACCCGGGCCTGGGGACTCGACCCGGACATCGTCACCCTTGGCAAGGCGATCGGCGGCGGCGTCCCGATCGGCGCGTACGGCCTCAGCGCCGACGTGGCCACGCGACTCCAGGACCGCGCGGACCTCGACCTGGTCGACATGGGCGGCGTCGGTGGCACCTTGGCCGGGAACCCGCTGTCGATCGCGGCCGCCCGCGCCACGCTGGAGCACGTCCTGACACCGGCCAACTTTGAGAGCATGCACCGCCGATCGGCACGGATCGCCGCGTCCGTACGCGCGGCGATCGAGCAGCACCGGCTCCCGTGGACCGTGAGCGAACTCGGCGCGCGCTCCGAGGTGCGCTTCCGCGACCCTGCACCGCGCACCGGCACCGAGTCGCACCTCGCCCAGGACGACCAGCTGGACGACTACCTGCACCTGTTCATGGCAAACCGCGGGATCCTGCTGACCCCGTTCCACAACATGACCTTGGTGTGCCCGGAAACAACCGACGAGCAGGTGGCCGAGTACAGCGAGCTGTTCGACGCTGCCGCCGCGAACCTCGTCGCCTGA
- a CDS encoding DUF305 domain-containing protein, whose amino-acid sequence MAADLDAAPIAEDDPPRGGRRPVTVVLVALLGAAALVIAGTVGWLVRGDGASGDRVTASSVDAGFARDMSTHHTQAVTMAGYERDNTTNASLKILAFDIETSQQFQLGQMQGWLDGWKLGRQSSIPQMQWMGHSGHLEDDGLMPGMATPAQMSKLESSHGTALDILFLQLMIHHHQGGLPMAQYAADHAKTPQVQTMATAIVTVQSNEIVVMEQLLRQLGGSPLPPPAS is encoded by the coding sequence ATGGCTGCCGACCTCGACGCCGCACCGATCGCGGAGGATGACCCACCGCGGGGCGGGCGCCGTCCGGTCACCGTGGTGCTGGTGGCGCTGCTCGGGGCCGCGGCGCTGGTGATCGCCGGGACGGTCGGCTGGCTGGTGCGCGGCGACGGTGCGTCCGGCGACCGGGTCACCGCGTCGTCCGTCGACGCGGGCTTCGCACGGGACATGTCCACGCACCACACCCAGGCCGTGACCATGGCCGGCTACGAGCGCGACAACACGACGAACGCCTCGCTGAAGATCCTGGCCTTCGACATCGAGACGTCCCAGCAGTTCCAGCTCGGCCAGATGCAGGGCTGGCTGGACGGGTGGAAGCTCGGGCGGCAGTCGTCGATCCCGCAGATGCAGTGGATGGGGCACTCGGGCCACCTGGAGGACGACGGGCTGATGCCCGGCATGGCCACGCCGGCCCAGATGAGCAAGCTGGAGTCCTCGCACGGCACCGCGCTGGACATCCTGTTTCTGCAGCTGATGATCCATCACCACCAGGGCGGGTTGCCGATGGCGCAGTACGCCGCGGACCATGCGAAGACCCCGCAGGTGCAGACGATGGCCACCGCGATCGTCACCGTGCAGAGCAACGAGATCGTCGTCATGGAGCAGTTGCTGCGCCAACTCGGCGGGTCGCCGTTGCCGCCGCCCGCCTCGTGA
- a CDS encoding DUF3105 domain-containing protein, producing the protein MASVALGLAASACSSSTSGAGHQKGPTDTSAAASARASPPASVQPDAAEAYRRPEAPAAQAIDGVRFHVEPDHNHVQGTISYDTTPPTGGNHSQLWADCTGTVYTQPIANENAVHMLEHGAVWITYNAATLPAAQLATLQRLVAGVDHLALSPYPDLKAPVSLQAWGYQLFVDSANDPRIARFIAALRYNPQTTPEYGATCSMPAFKAHPSAFGHPLWLPAG; encoded by the coding sequence GTGGCATCGGTCGCGCTCGGGTTGGCGGCGTCCGCGTGCTCGTCCAGCACGTCCGGCGCCGGACACCAGAAGGGACCGACCGACACGTCGGCGGCGGCTTCGGCACGAGCTTCGCCGCCGGCCTCGGTGCAGCCGGACGCGGCCGAGGCGTACCGGCGCCCCGAGGCGCCGGCCGCGCAGGCCATCGACGGCGTGCGCTTCCACGTCGAACCGGACCACAACCACGTACAGGGCACCATCTCGTACGACACCACTCCGCCGACCGGTGGCAACCACAGCCAGCTGTGGGCGGACTGCACCGGCACCGTGTACACGCAGCCGATCGCCAACGAGAACGCCGTCCACATGCTCGAGCACGGCGCGGTCTGGATCACCTACAACGCCGCAACCCTGCCCGCCGCTCAGCTCGCGACGTTGCAGCGGCTCGTGGCCGGCGTCGATCACCTCGCGTTGAGCCCCTACCCGGACCTCAAGGCGCCGGTCTCACTGCAAGCGTGGGGCTACCAGCTGTTCGTCGACAGCGCGAACGATCCGCGGATCGCCCGGTTCATCGCTGCGCTGCGCTACAACCCGCAGACGACGCCCGAGTACGGCGCCACGTGCTCGATGCCGGCGTTCAAGGCGCATCCGAGCGCGTTCGGCCACCCGCTCTGGCTGCCGGCCGGGTAG
- a CDS encoding threonine aldolase family protein yields MRGFASDNCSGVHPAVLAAIAAANTGHAASYGDDPWTTELQDRVREHFGPTATAYPVLTGTGANVVALQAMCHRWGAVVTAASAHVAYDECGAPEKIGGLKVYEVETPDGKLTPELVSRQARGFDDVHRARPEVVSLTQSTELGTVYRPDELAALCEHAHGLGMTVYLDGARLANAAACLDVPLAALTVDVGVDVLSFGGTKNGALLGELVVVLDPAAAGRVDYVRKFSAQLASKLRFVSAQFLALFADDLWLANARQANAAATELRAALAGVEGVEVCHPVEANAVFLRLPARTVRALAEQVAFQVWNTPGTQIRLMTSFDTTESVVHELVRVVRTTMEDT; encoded by the coding sequence ATGCGCGGATTCGCTAGCGACAACTGCTCCGGCGTGCACCCGGCCGTCCTCGCCGCGATCGCGGCGGCGAACACCGGCCACGCCGCGAGCTACGGCGACGACCCGTGGACCACAGAGTTGCAGGACCGGGTCCGCGAGCACTTCGGCCCGACCGCGACGGCCTATCCGGTGCTCACCGGCACCGGCGCGAACGTCGTCGCACTCCAGGCGATGTGCCACCGGTGGGGCGCGGTGGTCACCGCGGCGAGCGCGCACGTCGCCTACGACGAGTGCGGCGCGCCGGAGAAGATCGGCGGGCTGAAGGTGTACGAGGTCGAGACGCCGGACGGCAAGCTGACCCCCGAGTTGGTGTCCCGCCAGGCGCGCGGCTTCGACGACGTGCACCGCGCCCGTCCCGAGGTCGTCTCCCTCACGCAGAGCACCGAGCTCGGCACCGTCTACCGGCCGGACGAGCTGGCCGCGCTCTGCGAGCACGCGCACGGGCTCGGCATGACCGTGTACCTGGACGGCGCGCGGCTGGCGAACGCGGCCGCCTGCCTCGACGTCCCGCTCGCCGCGCTCACCGTCGATGTCGGCGTGGACGTGCTCTCCTTCGGCGGGACGAAGAACGGCGCGCTGCTCGGCGAGCTGGTCGTCGTGCTCGACCCGGCCGCCGCCGGCCGGGTCGACTACGTCCGCAAGTTCTCCGCCCAGCTCGCGTCAAAGCTGCGCTTCGTCTCGGCGCAGTTCCTCGCGCTGTTCGCGGACGATCTCTGGCTGGCCAACGCCCGGCAGGCGAACGCCGCCGCGACCGAGCTGCGCGCCGCGCTGGCCGGCGTCGAAGGCGTCGAGGTCTGCCATCCGGTCGAGGCGAACGCGGTCTTCCTGCGCCTGCCCGCGCGGACCGTGCGCGCGCTCGCCGAGCAGGTCGCGTTCCAGGTCTGGAACACCCCCGGTACGCAGATCCGGCTGATGACCAGCTTCGACACCACCGAATCGGTCGTGCACGAGCTCGTGCGCGTCGTCCGGACGACCATGGAGGACACATGA
- a CDS encoding DUF3105 domain-containing protein, whose protein sequence is MAQRKSTPPSGKPASGRTDSKPGAAKSAAAAKSALTKSSAGRPPVKKKPGKSIVNQKQTPWGLIATTVVIVIFAVGIVVFAVTRHKDNSSSNPYTQPELADAKAIAGVTYKKEPDHTHVEGVIKYDSTPPVGGNHSQYWADCTGTVYSAPIANENAVHMLEHGAIWITYNAKTLPADQLATLTKLVSGKDGLALSPYPDLKSPISLQAWGYQLFVDNANDARIQEFISALRYNQKTTPEFGASCSQPTFKTNPSTFGHPLWTPASGGSGATMP, encoded by the coding sequence ATGGCCCAGCGCAAGTCCACGCCACCGTCGGGCAAGCCCGCAAGCGGCCGCACCGACAGCAAGCCCGGTGCAGCCAAGTCCGCGGCGGCCGCGAAGTCCGCGCTGACCAAGTCGTCCGCCGGGCGGCCGCCGGTGAAGAAGAAGCCGGGCAAGTCGATCGTCAACCAGAAGCAGACGCCGTGGGGGCTGATCGCCACCACCGTAGTGATCGTGATCTTCGCCGTCGGCATCGTGGTCTTCGCGGTGACCCGGCACAAGGACAACTCGAGCAGCAACCCGTACACGCAGCCCGAGCTCGCCGACGCCAAGGCGATCGCCGGGGTCACGTACAAGAAGGAGCCCGATCACACCCACGTCGAGGGCGTGATCAAGTACGACTCCACCCCACCGGTCGGCGGCAATCACAGCCAGTACTGGGCCGACTGCACCGGCACGGTCTACTCCGCCCCGATCGCGAACGAGAACGCCGTGCACATGCTCGAACACGGCGCGATCTGGATCACCTACAACGCCAAGACCCTCCCCGCCGACCAGCTGGCGACCCTGACCAAGCTCGTCAGCGGCAAGGACGGTCTCGCGCTGAGCCCGTATCCCGACCTGAAGTCGCCGATCTCGCTCCAGGCGTGGGGCTACCAGCTGTTCGTCGACAACGCGAACGACGCGCGCATCCAGGAGTTCATCAGCGCGCTGCGGTACAACCAGAAGACGACTCCTGAGTTCGGCGCCTCCTGCTCGCAACCCACCTTCAAGACCAACCCGAGCACGTTCGGGCATCCGCTGTGGACGCCCGCCAGCGGCGGGTCCGGAGCGACGATGCCGTGA
- a CDS encoding dihydrofolate reductase family protein: protein MTRVRLDLFLSLDGYAATAEPTPESPMGEDWERLTAAYVATRTFRELVFGDSSGAGTTGIDDRYARASFEGIGSEIMGAAMFGLHSFPEDPDWKGWWGDQPPFHTPVYVLTHTAPRPSIPMQGGTTFHFRNAAIKEVLAEASGAAGGNDVRVGGGIGTARAFLLAGLVDQFHVMIAPIILGKGTRLWDDLGGLEQTHTVTTEVAESGTIHVNFTR from the coding sequence ATGACCCGCGTTCGACTCGACCTGTTCCTCTCGCTCGATGGCTACGCCGCGACCGCAGAACCGACTCCCGAAAGCCCGATGGGCGAGGACTGGGAGCGGCTCACTGCCGCCTACGTCGCCACCCGCACGTTTCGCGAACTCGTCTTCGGCGACAGCAGTGGCGCCGGCACGACCGGCATCGACGACCGGTACGCCCGTGCGTCCTTCGAGGGCATCGGCTCGGAAATCATGGGCGCGGCGATGTTCGGTCTGCACTCGTTCCCCGAGGATCCGGACTGGAAGGGCTGGTGGGGCGACCAGCCGCCGTTCCACACCCCGGTCTACGTGCTCACCCACACCGCACCCCGTCCGTCGATTCCGATGCAAGGGGGAACGACGTTCCACTTCCGCAACGCCGCCATCAAGGAGGTGCTCGCGGAGGCGAGCGGGGCCGCCGGCGGCAACGACGTGCGCGTCGGCGGCGGGATCGGCACCGCGCGTGCCTTCCTGCTCGCCGGGCTGGTCGATCAGTTTCACGTGATGATCGCCCCGATCATCCTGGGCAAGGGAACCCGGCTGTGGGACGACCTGGGCGGCCTCGAGCAGACCCACACCGTGACGACCGAAGTGGCTGAGAGCGGCACCATCCACGTCAACTTCACGCGGTAG
- a CDS encoding ArsR/SmtB family transcription factor, whose translation MVERLVKSPAVASALATPFPMALPSLKQHVRVLEDAGTGTSEKHGGVHTVSLKPGGLDVLQLRLGDHRIPAKRQADRLGIHLVRTAPKED comes from the coding sequence ATCGTGGAACGGTTGGTGAAGTCGCCGGCGGTCGCGTCTGCACTCGCCACGCCGTTCCCGATGGCACTGCCGTCGCTCAAGCAGCACGTTCGCGTTCTCGAGGACGCGGGGACCGGCACGTCGGAGAAGCACGGAGGCGTTCACACGGTGAGCCTGAAACCCGGCGGGCTCGACGTGCTGCAACTGCGGCTCGGTGACCACCGGATCCCCGCGAAACGCCAAGCCGACCGGCTCGGCATCCACCTGGTCCGCACGGCACCGAAGGAAGACTGA
- a CDS encoding sulfocyanin-like copper-binding protein, whose translation MITDLAVRRRDFALAAAAVVVLTAASTVSLGAAAGAFDHRSNTVAYTTCSSPALSGSVVHVSLVDMRGMGGGMMGGQGRWRSWHAGMMRIVASTASVGVGTVSLRVTNSGVLTHELVVLTLPAGATVGSRAVGADGKVDEAGSVGEVSNTCGAGAGPGLAPGSTGWTTLTLPAGRYELVCNLPGHYAAGMSTELDVG comes from the coding sequence GTGATCACCGACCTGGCGGTGCGCCGTCGCGATTTCGCACTCGCCGCCGCCGCGGTCGTCGTGCTGACCGCCGCCTCTACGGTCAGCCTCGGTGCTGCCGCGGGTGCGTTCGACCACCGTTCGAACACGGTCGCGTACACCACGTGCTCGAGCCCCGCGTTGTCGGGCTCGGTGGTCCACGTGTCGCTCGTGGACATGCGCGGCATGGGCGGCGGCATGATGGGTGGCCAGGGCCGTTGGCGCTCCTGGCATGCCGGGATGATGCGGATCGTTGCCAGCACGGCATCCGTTGGCGTCGGTACCGTGTCGTTGCGCGTGACCAACAGCGGCGTGCTGACGCATGAGTTGGTCGTGCTGACTCTGCCCGCAGGAGCGACTGTCGGCAGCCGCGCCGTGGGCGCCGATGGGAAGGTCGATGAGGCGGGCAGCGTCGGCGAGGTGTCGAACACATGTGGCGCGGGAGCAGGCCCGGGTCTCGCCCCTGGAAGTACCGGTTGGACGACGCTGACCCTTCCCGCCGGGCGATACGAGCTGGTCTGCAATCTGCCTGGCCACTATGCCGCCGGAATGTCCACCGAACTCGACGTCGGTTAG